A genomic stretch from Lathyrus oleraceus cultivar Zhongwan6 chromosome 2, CAAS_Psat_ZW6_1.0, whole genome shotgun sequence includes:
- the LOC127121229 gene encoding senescence associated gene 20 has product MPTIEKEEHNKKLVTDLYKALVSKDTKTMQHLLASDLEWWFHGPPRHSHYLVSFLTDSSSSSSQKSLVPNLIIGFGSVIVAEGYDEKNMMWWVHAWSISDGIITEVREYVNTSVTVTKLGFYPEDVVVGSSCRCIWKSKLCDASVPGLILTI; this is encoded by the coding sequence ATGCCTACAATAGAGAAAGAGGAACACAACAAGAAACTAGTAACTGACTTATACAAAGCCTTAGTTTCCAAAGACACAAAAACAATGCAACATCTTCTTGCCTCAGATTTGGAATGGTGGTTCCATGGTCCTCCACGCCATAGTCACTATTTAGTCTCTTTCCTCACAgactcatcatcatcatcatctcaaaAATCTCTAGTTCCTAATCTCATAATCGGTTTTGGATCAGTGATTGTTGCTGAAGGGTATGATGAAAAAAACATGATGTGGTGGGTTCATGCATGGTCTATTAGTGACGGAATAATAACTGAAGTTAGAGAGTATGTTAACACTTCCGTAACTGTTACTAAGCTTGGTTTCTATCCAGAAGATGTTGTTGTTGGTTCAAGTTGTAGATGTATCTGGAAGAGTAAGCTTTGTGATGCTTCTGTTCCTGGACTCATTCTTACAATCTAG